A window from Pyrococcus yayanosii CH1 encodes these proteins:
- the cas8a1 gene encoding type I-B CRISPR-associated protein Cas8b1/Cst1 — translation MWIIGKRFPDPSLHESSKEDNEKVSLFDWTGHPFVDAGLVALLILNKKRSPEELTEEDIRKATEFASKLYARKEWGSGYIHAMMLPNSGILMANPSMSKKRTPEAIAQNLRDLLQEPEDPNAPICEICGRRHSRPKPVYRSDFPLVGTGGVPNYFPSAKDGLNVCSHCLFLVQFLPLVAYKVGGRVLVMHTYPYELMLELHEEAINDVRKSFLASNARDFKRPENFLFRLLGELTRKTERDDLWGKASITLYHFVNNNQGQDLQIIHVPTPVLRFIAHASREDPKGWKRIVAMGWRKRPSEEDFEKYERSYANEVYSRLLAEESILPYFIDMKNRRANAKWSLLSFYCSEVLGLDKEALEFIKDVGDRIVETLEKLPDNQLSRRVRELERAEKLYQFEAFFVNLEKLRQRLGIEKPLMTFDEFATVLTSYGEDLNVSWRTVKHLLLFRIYERLHDKLMKASEEEEEVEENEEVGIFGMGVEG, via the coding sequence GTGTGGATAATCGGAAAAAGATTTCCTGACCCGTCACTCCACGAATCCTCAAAAGAAGACAACGAGAAAGTTTCTCTTTTTGACTGGACCGGGCATCCCTTCGTCGATGCAGGTCTCGTTGCGCTATTGATTTTGAACAAAAAGCGTTCGCCAGAAGAGCTTACAGAGGAAGACATCAGGAAGGCAACAGAATTTGCCTCGAAGCTTTATGCGCGTAAGGAGTGGGGTTCTGGTTATATTCACGCGATGATGCTCCCGAACAGCGGAATCCTCATGGCAAACCCAAGCATGTCAAAGAAGAGAACTCCGGAGGCAATAGCCCAAAATCTAAGAGACCTCCTGCAAGAACCTGAAGACCCGAACGCGCCAATCTGCGAAATCTGCGGGAGAAGACACTCTCGCCCAAAGCCGGTCTACCGCTCCGATTTCCCACTGGTCGGCACTGGTGGAGTTCCCAATTACTTCCCCTCGGCAAAGGACGGCCTCAACGTCTGCTCCCACTGCCTCTTCCTCGTGCAGTTCCTTCCACTGGTTGCTTACAAGGTCGGAGGAAGGGTTCTAGTGATGCACACTTATCCTTATGAGCTTATGCTCGAACTCCATGAAGAAGCCATAAACGACGTCAGGAAGAGCTTCCTTGCCTCGAACGCAAGGGACTTCAAGAGGCCGGAGAACTTCCTCTTCCGCCTTCTTGGGGAGTTAACGAGAAAAACGGAGCGCGACGACCTGTGGGGTAAAGCCTCAATAACGCTCTATCACTTCGTGAACAACAACCAGGGGCAGGACCTTCAGATAATCCATGTTCCAACGCCTGTTCTTCGTTTCATCGCTCACGCCAGCAGGGAGGATCCCAAGGGCTGGAAGAGAATTGTGGCGATGGGCTGGCGCAAACGGCCAAGTGAAGAAGACTTTGAAAAGTACGAGCGGAGCTACGCTAACGAGGTTTACTCTAGGCTCTTGGCCGAGGAAAGCATCTTGCCCTACTTCATCGACATGAAAAACCGCCGTGCGAACGCGAAATGGTCGCTTCTGTCTTTCTACTGCTCGGAGGTGTTGGGTTTGGATAAGGAAGCTTTGGAGTTTATTAAAGATGTGGGCGATAGGATTGTCGAAACTCTGGAGAAGCTCCCGGACAACCAGCTTTCAAGGCGTGTCAGGGAGCTTGAAAGAGCTGAAAAACTTTATCAGTTTGAGGCATTTTTCGTGAACCTTGAGAAGCTCCGTCAGAGGCTCGGGATAGAGAAGCCTCTCATGACATTCGACGAGTTTGCGACTGTTCTCACCTCCTACGGGGAAGACCTGAACGTCTCGTGGAGGACGGTAAAGCACCTGCTCCTCTTCAGAATCTATGAAAGGCTTCATGACAAGCTGATGAAGGCCTCTGAAGAGGAGGAAGAGGTTGAGGAGAATGAAGAAGTTGGAATTTTCGGAATGGGGGTGGAAGGATGA
- the cas7i gene encoding type I-B CRISPR-associated protein Cas7/Cst2/DevR — MRFATGMVLIDAPHSALNMLGIDESLADRNVTRVKTFRRGGKRYPYVSPQAWRYWWRFTLKEHFNWELSPLYREQKQVFTAANPLKYPDDDVFGYMRAFKKGGVNVTVTRVSPLKNTPLISILPDRNSITIDEGYASRHEGDPVPYSQEFYSTVFKGAFSLDLDSVGRFTLLSKAGFKNLLTWDDIPRDKKGNPKKGTEDVVNEIKEMERIAEELGVVKRYNEWLMPSEIRKKRATETIKALRFLTGGAKQSQYHTDVTPKFVMLLNVDAGINPFISDLVFEEKGEIRFDAEALAKRLADFKEIIPEDAKLYIGYDAGFVRSLGWDVDEIAERVKGDIAVFMGAVGEVVEEFAKEIEAYYG, encoded by the coding sequence ATGAGGTTTGCGACTGGAATGGTATTGATTGACGCGCCACACTCTGCCTTGAACATGCTGGGTATAGATGAGAGTTTAGCTGATAGGAATGTTACCCGTGTCAAGACCTTCAGGAGGGGTGGAAAGCGCTACCCATACGTCTCACCTCAGGCCTGGCGCTACTGGTGGCGCTTTACGCTCAAAGAGCACTTCAATTGGGAGCTTTCCCCGCTCTACCGCGAGCAGAAGCAGGTCTTTACGGCAGCAAATCCCCTCAAATACCCTGACGACGACGTCTTTGGCTACATGAGGGCCTTCAAGAAGGGTGGCGTGAACGTCACCGTGACGAGGGTCTCTCCTCTTAAAAACACACCACTGATTTCTATACTTCCTGATAGGAACTCCATAACCATTGATGAGGGCTACGCTTCAAGGCACGAAGGCGATCCCGTCCCTTACAGCCAGGAGTTCTACTCGACGGTTTTTAAAGGCGCTTTTTCTCTTGATCTCGATTCTGTTGGAAGGTTCACACTTCTCAGCAAGGCAGGCTTTAAGAACCTCCTCACTTGGGACGACATTCCGAGGGACAAGAAGGGCAACCCCAAGAAAGGCACAGAGGACGTCGTTAATGAAATCAAGGAAATGGAGCGCATAGCTGAGGAACTCGGCGTTGTGAAGAGATATAATGAGTGGCTCATGCCCTCAGAAATCAGAAAGAAGCGTGCCACTGAGACTATTAAGGCCCTCCGATTCCTCACAGGAGGTGCCAAGCAGAGTCAGTACCACACCGACGTGACTCCGAAGTTTGTCATGCTCCTTAATGTAGATGCCGGTATAAACCCCTTTATAAGCGACCTTGTCTTCGAGGAGAAGGGCGAAATTCGTTTTGATGCTGAGGCCCTTGCAAAGAGGCTTGCTGACTTTAAGGAGATAATTCCTGAGGATGCAAAGCTCTACATCGGCTACGATGCTGGCTTTGTCCGCTCCCTCGGCTGGGACGTCGATGAAATAGCCGAGAGGGTGAAAGGAGATATCGCGGTCTTTATGGGCGCAGTTGGAGAGGTAGTAGAAGAGTTCGCCAAGGAAATCGAGGCTTACTACGGGTGA
- the cas5b gene encoding type I-B CRISPR-associated protein Cas5b, producing the protein MIRVKLRAWTASFRYPTFQSGYQPTLPVPPPSTIQGVLSAARGEPVYLTELPYVGYIFRSEGKGLDLEKIYALGKVETDIMRREFLYNVELYLYLPDEWEEHFKRPRYQLLLGRSSDIATVEEIKWVELKKSEAPVGGAVLPLELGVPGVVHALVVEYDYSVTPRKARLVRPFVVLPFPKGKAPKLKLPYDEELGVGVYLHRWNQ; encoded by the coding sequence ATGATAAGAGTTAAGCTGAGGGCGTGGACTGCCTCGTTCCGCTATCCAACTTTCCAGTCGGGTTATCAGCCGACATTGCCTGTTCCACCTCCCTCAACGATTCAGGGAGTCCTCTCCGCTGCAAGGGGAGAGCCCGTCTATCTGACCGAGCTTCCATACGTCGGCTACATCTTTAGAAGCGAAGGTAAAGGACTTGACCTCGAAAAAATCTACGCCCTCGGAAAGGTCGAGACCGACATAATGAGGCGAGAGTTCCTCTACAATGTTGAGCTTTACCTATACCTCCCTGATGAGTGGGAAGAGCACTTTAAGCGACCAAGATACCAGCTCCTCCTTGGCCGTTCAAGCGACATCGCTACTGTTGAGGAGATAAAATGGGTTGAGCTAAAGAAGTCCGAAGCTCCCGTCGGTGGAGCAGTCCTTCCCTTGGAGCTTGGGGTTCCCGGCGTTGTTCACGCCCTCGTCGTCGAGTATGATTATTCAGTGACCCCCAGGAAGGCAAGGCTTGTTAGGCCTTTTGTGGTTTTGCCGTTTCCAAAGGGCAAAGCACCGAAACTGAAACTTCCCTACGACGAGGAACTTGGTGTCGGAGTCTACCTCCACAGGTGGAATCAATGA
- a CDS encoding CRISPR-associated helicase/endonuclease Cas3, producing MKVCYAKFIPHDFLECHINDAINVLKSMKISFKWLEELFPRVWELSFYSVLLHDLGKCASGFQRDPRGWGYRHEVLSTPFTAFLELPEDERNLIALTILTHHRPLDELEEILPSGEHRGEFEEKVGELFQNRDYIEEIFFERVPYWELYFFGRRKDLFNPPADWVEQIEGYDFDPLLSWYERNAKKYWSELVFLRGILNASDHLASAGELGIRLLSDIRAAVESRIPLERWRLLQRQAGETEGNLILRAPTGYGKTEASLLWADRNAFRTKKGVASRIFYVLPYKASINAMHSRLLALFREPELVGVLHSSSAFYLYSSELEYKRLSSLYRKIYTPLKVTTPFQLMKPFFGVGFPEMGLTELTGSLLIFDEIHAYEPNVLGIILAMLELLMRKKAKALVMSATLPKFLEKLLREVLKPHLLSTPSEEADRFTRHRVNVIDGSMDEVGELVEEVNAHGPVLIACNTVSRAMEVYSRLCDRYNAMLLHSRFTYGDREEKEKKLLASLEDYDVVVATQVVEVSLDVSFSTIITEPAPLDALIQRFGRVNRQGFGNPRDVYILTTGGEGDKRIYPMEVVKESLRILEELNGKPLLESRVPELVSHAYEPIADKLTDEVLTYREQALELFDSLKPLKSNESERQFYEMFQGLEAVPGVYQDRVLELINRGRSIEIHRYLVPVPLWLFMSESDAFHRLSDRGPGKYVLVAELEYSPELGLLREPASGGEVL from the coding sequence ATGAAGGTCTGCTACGCCAAGTTCATTCCGCACGATTTCCTTGAGTGTCACATCAACGACGCCATAAACGTGCTGAAGAGCATGAAAATCTCTTTCAAATGGCTTGAGGAGCTCTTCCCGCGTGTCTGGGAACTTTCTTTTTATTCCGTTCTACTTCACGACCTCGGCAAGTGCGCGAGTGGATTCCAGAGAGACCCTCGAGGATGGGGCTATCGGCACGAGGTACTCTCGACACCGTTTACGGCTTTCCTCGAACTTCCTGAGGACGAGAGAAATCTCATTGCACTCACAATACTCACTCACCATCGACCCCTTGACGAGCTTGAAGAGATACTGCCCAGCGGGGAACACCGTGGGGAGTTCGAGGAAAAAGTTGGGGAACTCTTTCAGAACAGGGACTATATCGAGGAGATTTTCTTTGAGCGAGTTCCCTACTGGGAGCTGTATTTCTTCGGAAGGCGGAAGGATCTTTTTAATCCTCCGGCTGATTGGGTTGAACAAATTGAAGGCTATGACTTTGATCCTTTGCTCAGTTGGTACGAGCGAAACGCTAAGAAGTACTGGAGCGAGCTTGTTTTTCTTCGAGGAATCCTCAACGCCTCTGATCATCTTGCTTCAGCTGGGGAGCTTGGTATTCGCCTGCTGTCGGATATAAGGGCCGCCGTTGAGTCTCGGATCCCGCTCGAGCGCTGGAGGCTCTTACAGAGACAGGCAGGCGAAACGGAGGGCAACCTAATTCTCCGCGCGCCGACCGGTTATGGCAAGACAGAGGCCTCTCTCCTCTGGGCGGACAGGAATGCGTTCCGAACCAAGAAGGGGGTAGCCAGCAGGATATTCTACGTTCTCCCCTACAAGGCCAGCATAAACGCCATGCACTCACGCCTTTTAGCCCTCTTCCGCGAGCCTGAACTTGTCGGTGTTCTCCACAGCTCCTCTGCTTTTTATCTCTACTCTTCGGAGCTTGAATACAAGCGCCTCTCCTCCCTCTACAGGAAGATTTACACGCCCCTCAAGGTCACGACGCCTTTCCAGCTCATGAAGCCCTTTTTCGGCGTTGGCTTCCCAGAGATGGGACTCACCGAGCTAACTGGTTCGCTTCTCATCTTCGACGAAATCCACGCCTACGAGCCCAACGTTTTAGGCATAATCCTCGCTATGCTAGAACTGCTGATGAGAAAAAAGGCCAAAGCCCTCGTAATGAGCGCAACTCTACCCAAATTCCTTGAAAAACTCCTGCGCGAAGTTCTTAAGCCCCATCTGCTAAGCACTCCATCTGAAGAGGCTGACCGCTTTACAAGGCATAGGGTGAACGTCATAGACGGCTCGATGGACGAGGTTGGTGAACTGGTCGAGGAAGTTAATGCCCACGGCCCCGTTCTAATAGCATGTAACACGGTATCAAGGGCAATGGAAGTCTACTCACGCTTGTGCGATAGGTACAACGCGATGCTCCTCCACAGTCGCTTTACCTATGGCGATAGGGAGGAGAAAGAGAAAAAGCTCCTTGCAAGTTTGGAAGACTACGACGTTGTCGTTGCTACCCAGGTTGTTGAGGTTTCGCTTGACGTAAGCTTCTCGACGATAATAACGGAACCAGCCCCCCTCGACGCTCTCATTCAGCGCTTCGGCAGGGTAAACAGACAGGGTTTCGGAAATCCAAGGGACGTTTACATCTTAACTACTGGAGGGGAAGGAGACAAAAGAATATATCCAATGGAAGTTGTGAAAGAAAGCCTCAGAATCCTGGAAGAACTCAACGGAAAACCCCTCCTCGAATCGAGAGTTCCAGAACTCGTTAGTCATGCGTATGAACCTATAGCGGATAAGCTAACAGATGAAGTTCTGACCTACCGCGAGCAGGCCCTTGAGCTGTTCGATAGTTTAAAGCCGTTGAAGAGCAATGAGAGTGAAAGGCAATTTTACGAGATGTTCCAAGGCCTGGAAGCGGTTCCGGGGGTTTATCAGGACAGGGTTCTGGAGCTGATCAATCGTGGAAGATCAATCGAGATCCATCGCTATCTCGTGCCGGTTCCACTGTGGCTCTTCATGAGCGAAAGCGACGCCTTCCACAGACTCTCAGACAGGGGGCCTGGAAAGTACGTACTGGTTGCAGAGCTTGAGTACAGCCCCGAGTTGGGCCTTCTTCGTGAGCCGGCAAGTGGAGGAGAGGTGCTGTGA
- the cas4 gene encoding CRISPR-associated protein Cas4, translating into MSSEEYPLNNLLIRGIEINYLFVCPTKLWYFAKGITMEQESEWVDLGRFLHERSYFGEEKDVQIGPISIDFIRRGGVIEVHEVKHGKKMEKAHEMQALYYLYYLRRHGIKAKGVLHYPKLNETKEITLDGREDDIEKAIMEVERIESLPAPPRPRMKSICRKCAYYELCWV; encoded by the coding sequence GTGAGTTCTGAAGAATATCCCCTTAACAACCTCCTCATTCGTGGCATCGAAATCAACTACCTCTTCGTCTGCCCCACGAAGCTCTGGTATTTTGCCAAAGGAATTACCATGGAGCAAGAAAGCGAGTGGGTCGACCTTGGCAGGTTCCTCCATGAGCGCTCTTATTTCGGCGAGGAAAAGGACGTCCAGATAGGTCCCATAAGCATTGACTTCATCCGGCGTGGAGGCGTTATAGAAGTCCATGAGGTCAAGCACGGGAAGAAGATGGAAAAGGCCCACGAGATGCAGGCTTTATATTACCTCTACTACCTCAGGAGGCACGGGATTAAGGCAAAAGGCGTTCTTCATTATCCAAAACTAAACGAAACAAAGGAAATAACACTCGACGGTCGAGAAGATGACATCGAGAAAGCTATAATGGAAGTCGAGCGGATAGAATCACTTCCCGCTCCACCGAGGCCAAGGATGAAATCCATCTGCAGGAAATGCGCATATTACGAGCTGTGCTGGGTGTGA
- the cas1b gene encoding type I-B CRISPR-associated endonuclease Cas1b, whose protein sequence is MRKRSLTLLSDGTLLRKENTLYFENAQGRKPLAIEGIYDIYVYGHVNITSQALHFLAQRGIVVHFFNHYGYYDGSFYPRECLNSGELIIKQVEHYLHKEKRLKLAKLFVVGGAKNMERNLRRWGINVDFSELLKELESVEKITEVMNVEARIRQEYYALWDEHLPEGFKIVKRTRRPPQNEMNALISFLNSRLYATIVSEIYNTQLIPTVSYLHEPSERRFSLALDLSEIFKPMIADRIANRLVKQGIARKEHFRAELNGVLLNDEGKRAVIKEYNEEMVKSVRHPKLKKNVTKQRLIRLEAYKLIKHLVGAQEYDPLVAWF, encoded by the coding sequence ATGAGAAAGCGCTCCCTTACCCTGCTTTCCGATGGAACCCTCCTGAGGAAGGAAAACACCCTCTACTTCGAGAATGCTCAAGGAAGGAAGCCTCTTGCTATTGAAGGCATTTACGACATCTATGTTTACGGACATGTCAACATAACATCTCAAGCCCTGCACTTCTTAGCCCAAAGGGGGATAGTCGTCCACTTCTTCAATCACTATGGTTACTATGATGGCTCTTTTTACCCAAGGGAGTGCCTGAACTCAGGAGAACTAATCATAAAGCAGGTTGAGCACTATCTCCACAAAGAAAAGCGACTCAAGCTGGCTAAACTATTCGTGGTTGGCGGGGCAAAAAATATGGAGCGGAACTTAAGGCGCTGGGGGATCAACGTGGACTTTTCAGAACTTCTCAAAGAGCTTGAAAGCGTGGAGAAAATTACCGAGGTTATGAACGTCGAGGCGAGGATAAGACAGGAGTATTATGCCCTCTGGGACGAGCACTTGCCTGAGGGTTTTAAAATCGTGAAGAGGACGAGAAGGCCTCCGCAGAATGAGATGAACGCCCTAATAAGCTTTCTCAACTCCCGTCTATATGCCACGATAGTGAGCGAGATTTACAACACCCAGCTCATCCCAACTGTCAGCTACTTACACGAGCCAAGTGAGAGGAGATTCTCTCTAGCCTTAGATCTAAGTGAGATTTTCAAGCCGATGATCGCGGATAGAATAGCAAACCGCTTGGTCAAGCAGGGTATAGCAAGGAAGGAGCACTTTAGGGCGGAACTTAATGGCGTTCTCCTAAACGACGAGGGCAAGAGGGCGGTTATAAAGGAATACAATGAGGAAATGGTTAAGAGCGTGAGGCATCCAAAGCTGAAGAAGAACGTGACGAAGCAGAGGCTGATTAGACTTGAAGCTTACAAGCTGATAAAGCATCTCGTTGGGGCTCAGGAATATGATCCGCTGGTAGCGTGGTTCTAA
- the csa5 gene encoding type I-A CRISPR-associated protein Csa5 translates to MEEFRGIVNMLRFFVRTKNFGYVDRIGNALTPEPVEVALLEAMRAFRSIWESAKTDEGGRYIEKDGEKIYVPKIPSDSEVENFLNAVRENIRIAKRVATLALAYPSKKEKNGGGE, encoded by the coding sequence ATGGAGGAGTTCCGTGGAATAGTAAACATGCTGAGATTCTTCGTAAGAACGAAGAACTTTGGCTACGTGGACAGAATTGGGAATGCTCTTACTCCAGAACCTGTGGAGGTTGCCCTCCTTGAAGCCATGAGGGCATTCCGCTCCATCTGGGAAAGCGCTAAGACCGATGAGGGAGGAAGATACATCGAAAAGGACGGAGAAAAGATTTACGTCCCAAAAATTCCGTCAGATAGTGAAGTTGAGAACTTCCTCAACGCGGTTAGGGAGAATATTCGCATAGCCAAGCGAGTTGCGACCCTCGCTCTTGCGTATCCTTCAAAGAAAGAGAAGAACGGAGGTGGTGAGTGA
- a CDS encoding DevR family CRISPR-associated autoregulator, which translates to MFLSVGVRFEANVEALNMVETAGNYSKHRRVPYLVEEDGKLKSVYVPAVSGESLAHAYQEHLVREALGMGLPVCDDCAKGEFFKSMDEVHLAPKLFLLDRVFKTVFRDVTTVSDETLRILNEELEKAKKSKKLNEEKIAQLKSYIELIQRFKNADNPRALFIQHKSVASQVIGNYMIKKNILDLSPYTIEEIIVKNCTIEDIGGFMYAGSPPVRRSSVFQVSYALPIKSMALFATAEPQLHARHAQMEGGKKGNVSEQMIYYVETGTALYGFTFNLDLDAIGVSAITSKPILDEDEIKKRREAALKALFRMLSSAQFGAKLSRFFPVGGITELVVSVTEHPFVVTSPIYDDYAEKTEKRLKVLESFGESYFYAKSSGEKLPEEVLKEAIEYIREKGHI; encoded by the coding sequence ATGTTTCTGAGCGTTGGTGTAAGGTTTGAGGCAAATGTAGAGGCCCTCAATATGGTGGAAACCGCTGGTAACTACAGCAAGCACAGGCGCGTCCCGTATCTTGTGGAGGAAGATGGAAAGCTGAAGAGCGTGTATGTTCCAGCCGTCAGCGGCGAGAGCCTTGCCCACGCATACCAGGAACACCTTGTGAGGGAGGCCCTTGGAATGGGTCTTCCAGTCTGTGATGACTGTGCAAAAGGAGAGTTCTTTAAGTCTATGGATGAGGTTCATCTAGCACCAAAGCTGTTTTTATTAGATAGAGTGTTTAAGACAGTCTTCAGAGATGTTACAACAGTATCAGATGAGACTCTTAGAATCTTAAATGAGGAACTTGAGAAAGCAAAGAAAAGTAAGAAACTCAATGAAGAAAAGATAGCCCAACTTAAGAGTTATATTGAATTAATACAGAGATTCAAGAATGCTGATAATCCTCGAGCACTATTTATTCAACATAAATCTGTAGCCTCACAAGTTATTGGGAACTACATGATAAAAAAGAATATACTTGACTTGAGTCCATACACTATTGAAGAAATCATAGTGAAGAATTGTACTATTGAAGACATTGGAGGGTTCATGTATGCGGGATCTCCACCAGTTAGGAGGAGCTCGGTTTTCCAAGTCAGCTATGCCCTGCCAATAAAATCCATGGCCCTCTTTGCCACGGCAGAGCCACAGCTTCACGCGAGGCATGCTCAGATGGAGGGTGGCAAGAAGGGTAACGTTTCCGAGCAGATGATATACTATGTCGAAACAGGCACGGCACTCTACGGCTTCACTTTCAACCTCGACCTCGACGCGATTGGAGTCAGTGCAATAACGTCAAAGCCAATACTCGACGAGGACGAGATAAAAAAGAGGCGGGAAGCTGCTTTGAAGGCTCTCTTCAGGATGCTCTCGTCTGCTCAGTTCGGAGCAAAGCTTTCGCGGTTCTTCCCGGTCGGAGGAATCACAGAGCTCGTCGTTTCAGTCACTGAGCATCCCTTCGTGGTAACTTCGCCGATATACGATGATTATGCAGAAAAGACCGAGAAGAGGCTGAAGGTGCTTGAGTCTTTCGGCGAGAGCTATTTCTACGCCAAGAGCAGTGGGGAGAAGCTCCCGGAGGAAGTGTTAAAAGAAGCAATTGAGTACATACGCGAGAAGGGTCATATCTGA
- the cas5a gene encoding type I-A CRISPR-associated protein Cas5a, with protein sequence MVLLVFFLKVEVNPTGIIALRALPQSKMRNALRYIPPSTLIGAIAYPLFHIKGERKETLMERKNPKSAADTLRGIFLWTTIKMSGKSKAYGSILKINRLHRGSVESAITSLPFTVMYGERDYSMSIVYLLKEEAISASSYSLKDFERAAWGISRLGSRESVVSVESVESGRVEIHEADEARTSYAFPFTGKEVEGRGALQAVFDWRKGIGSYSNTSFIVMFYPEEEVTVRGALKVVSLDGEEVVL encoded by the coding sequence GTGGTCCTCTTGGTTTTCTTTTTAAAAGTTGAAGTGAACCCCACGGGAATCATTGCTCTCAGAGCACTACCCCAAAGTAAGATGCGCAACGCCCTTCGCTACATTCCTCCGAGCACGCTGATAGGGGCCATAGCTTATCCTCTCTTTCATATAAAAGGCGAGCGTAAGGAAACTCTGATGGAGAGAAAGAACCCGAAAAGTGCCGCCGATACGCTGAGGGGCATCTTCCTCTGGACCACGATAAAGATGAGTGGAAAGTCGAAGGCATATGGCTCGATACTCAAGATAAATCGGCTTCATAGGGGTAGCGTTGAGAGTGCAATAACTTCGCTGCCCTTCACAGTAATGTACGGCGAGCGGGACTATTCTATGTCAATCGTTTACCTGCTCAAGGAAGAGGCAATATCAGCAAGTTCTTACAGTCTCAAGGACTTCGAAAGAGCTGCGTGGGGGATAAGCAGACTCGGCTCACGGGAGTCAGTGGTGAGCGTTGAGAGCGTTGAGAGCGGGAGGGTAGAGATTCACGAAGCGGATGAAGCGAGGACATCTTATGCATTTCCTTTCACTGGCAAGGAGGTTGAGGGTAGGGGAGCTCTCCAAGCCGTCTTTGACTGGAGGAAGGGCATCGGAAGTTACTCAAACACTTCCTTCATTGTGATGTTCTACCCGGAGGAAGAGGTCACAGTCAGAGGAGCACTCAAGGTTGTCTCCTTGGATGGTGAGGAGGTGGTTTTATGA
- the cas8a2 gene encoding type I-A CRISPR-associated protein Cas8a2/Csx9 — protein MILEAIAKLPFEGLSRELMTLGLSWVVIDAGLSPNADDFADALENSMDTLEKRARMNSSRMSRNDRSSYNKLLSAWYGVKAPDTYTELFELAIREAVKLLRSGKLDPAKSLGSIKWDKNGTYLGQPYNGQYAISPAVVKQPEYYEFQSDFLKPTAGQKAQIYLDPLWLAILSTGFLTAFAGFIDGRYYLMTKPGIEAYFPDIEDILDSLLILTNAGIESRARLETEELYELKITMKLAEEKMNVLEEIYPVTLHLISLEGQVYTELKTLQLDLRELSNYLLAYVERIENYMAMGVNLKVKLKEDNIEVERYPLWALVNIAERELRKGIEGDRELLAYILVKDLYRAVNAGRKELIEDSVFRIFRQGRGLLEGTGKASGELRKVLRAFMQEHHLEVLV, from the coding sequence ATGATACTTGAAGCTATTGCCAAGTTGCCTTTCGAGGGACTTTCGAGAGAACTAATGACGCTGGGCCTTTCGTGGGTTGTTATAGACGCAGGCCTTTCGCCCAATGCGGATGATTTTGCGGATGCCCTTGAAAACTCTATGGACACACTGGAAAAGCGAGCGAGAATGAACTCATCGCGTATGAGCAGGAACGATAGGAGCTCCTATAATAAGCTCCTCTCAGCATGGTATGGTGTTAAGGCCCCAGACACCTACACGGAGCTCTTTGAGCTTGCGATAAGGGAAGCTGTTAAGCTCTTACGCTCCGGAAAGCTTGATCCCGCAAAATCCCTGGGAAGCATTAAGTGGGACAAGAACGGCACCTACCTCGGCCAGCCTTACAATGGCCAGTATGCCATAAGTCCGGCAGTGGTAAAGCAACCAGAGTACTATGAGTTTCAGAGCGACTTTCTTAAGCCAACCGCGGGGCAAAAGGCTCAAATTTACCTCGATCCTCTCTGGCTTGCTATACTCTCTACTGGTTTCCTTACAGCGTTTGCTGGATTTATTGACGGAAGATATTACTTAATGACGAAGCCTGGCATTGAGGCATACTTTCCAGATATCGAAGACATTCTTGACAGCTTGCTTATTCTGACGAACGCGGGTATAGAAAGCAGGGCTAGACTCGAGACGGAGGAGCTATATGAGTTGAAAATAACCATGAAGCTAGCCGAAGAGAAAATGAACGTGTTAGAGGAGATTTATCCAGTGACGCTCCACTTAATTAGCCTCGAGGGCCAAGTTTACACAGAATTAAAAACGCTCCAACTCGACCTCAGGGAACTCTCAAATTACCTCCTGGCCTATGTTGAGAGAATTGAAAACTACATGGCGATGGGTGTGAACCTGAAGGTCAAACTCAAAGAAGACAATATTGAAGTAGAGAGGTATCCTCTGTGGGCCCTTGTGAATATAGCTGAGAGAGAGCTAAGAAAAGGGATAGAAGGTGATAGAGAACTGTTAGCATATATTCTCGTTAAAGACCTTTATCGTGCTGTGAACGCTGGGAGGAAGGAGCTAATAGAGGACTCAGTATTTAGAATCTTCAGACAAGGTAGAGGGTTGCTTGAGGGAACGGGAAAGGCAAGCGGAGAGCTGAGAAAGGTCCTCAGGGCGTTCATGCAGGAGCATCACTTGGAGGTGCTCGTGTGA